The following proteins are encoded in a genomic region of Natrinema sp. DC36:
- a CDS encoding uracil-DNA glycosylase, translating to MGEMEDLCVTECMRCPALVDSRSRIVNGAGPEDADLLFVGEGPGAKEDEQGEPFVGRSGTVLDDGLRDVGLERGDIRITNCVRCRPPENRDPKKDELANCRGYLEREIDRLDPEVIVTLGKVPSEHLLERSVAVTKEAGDLEEIRIDGTPRRLLICVHPAATLYDRSQEETFENALERAAELAGVADSEGGQSRLDGF from the coding sequence TGCGTCACGGAGTGCATGCGCTGTCCGGCGCTCGTCGACTCTCGAAGCCGGATCGTCAACGGTGCCGGACCCGAGGATGCCGACCTGCTGTTCGTGGGTGAGGGCCCCGGCGCGAAGGAGGACGAGCAGGGCGAACCGTTCGTCGGCCGTAGCGGCACCGTCCTGGACGACGGGCTCCGAGACGTCGGCCTCGAGCGAGGCGATATCCGGATCACCAACTGCGTGCGCTGTCGCCCGCCGGAGAACCGCGATCCGAAGAAAGACGAACTCGCGAACTGTCGGGGCTACCTCGAGCGGGAGATCGATCGCCTCGATCCCGAGGTGATCGTCACGCTCGGGAAGGTACCGAGCGAACACCTGCTCGAGCGGTCGGTCGCAGTGACCAAGGAGGCGGGCGATCTCGAGGAGATACGGATCGACGGCACGCCGCGGCGACTCCTGATCTGCGTGCACCCGGCGGCGACGCTGTACGACCGCAGCCAGGAGGAAACGTTCGAGAACGCCCTCGAGCGGGCGGCCGAACTCGCGGGCGTTGCCGACAGCGAGGGCGGACAGTCGCGACTCGACGGTTTCTGA